The Molothrus ater isolate BHLD 08-10-18 breed brown headed cowbird chromosome 1, BPBGC_Mater_1.1, whole genome shotgun sequence genome includes a window with the following:
- the ELOVL2 gene encoding elongation of very long chain fatty acids protein 2: MESLKAFDREVNAFVDYMFGPRDTRVRGWFLLDSYLPTFFLTGAYLLCIWLGNKFMKNRPPFSLRPHLIVYNLGITLLSFYMLIELILATWEGGYNLQCQNLHSAGEADIRVAKVLWWYYFSKVIEFMDTIFFVLRKKSSQITFLHVYHHATMFNIWWCVLNWIPCGQSFFGPTLNSFIHVLMYSYYGLSVIPSMRKYLWWKKYLTQAQLIQFLLTIVHTLSAAVKPCGFPFGCLMFQSSYMATLVILFINFYIKTYRKAPSRTAVKETPATTEIKNGFHKDYFAAANGLQNNKKAQ; encoded by the exons GAGTCCCTGAAAGCTTTTGACCGGGAAGTAAATGCATTTGTGGACTATATGTTTGGACCTCGAG ataCCAGGGTTAGAGGATGGTTCCTTTTGGACTCTTACCTTCCCACGTTTTTCCTTACTGGAGCATATCTACTCTGCATATGGCTGGGCAACAAGTTCATGAAGAACAGGCCTCCTTTCTCTCTGAGACCTCACCTCATCGTGTATAACCTGGGCATCACGCTGCTCTCCTTCTACATGCTGATAGAG CTCATCCTTGCCACATGGGAAGGCGGCTACAACCTGCAGTGCCAGAACCTCCACAGTGCAGGGGAGGCTGATATCCGG GTAGCCAAGGTGCTGTGGTGGTATTATTTTTCCAAAGTAATTGAATTCATGGACACTATCTTCTTTgtgctgagaaagaaaagcagccagaTCACCTTCCTTCACGTGTATCACCATGCCACTATGTTTAACATTTGGTGGTGTGTTCTGAACTGGATACCTTGTGGGCAGA GCTTCTTTGGACCCACTTTAAATAGCTTTATCCACGTGCTTATGTATTCTTACTATGGACTGTCAGTCATCCCTTCCATGCGCAAATATCTCTGGTGGAAGAAATACCTCACTCAGGCACAACTG ATCCAGTTTCTGCTCACTATCGTGCACACACTCAGCGCAGCTGTGAAGCCATGTGGATTCCCGTTTGGCTGCCTCATGTTCCAGTCCTCCTACATGGCCACACTAGTCATCCTCTTCATCAACTTCTACATTAAG ACATACCGGAAAGCACCTTCAAGAACAGCTGTAAAGGAAACCCCTGCCACAACAGAAATCAAGAATGGTTTCCATAAGGACTACTTTGCTGCTGCCAACGGATTGCAGAATAATAAGAAGGCACAATAA